The proteins below are encoded in one region of Malaclemys terrapin pileata isolate rMalTer1 chromosome 20, rMalTer1.hap1, whole genome shotgun sequence:
- the LOC128826359 gene encoding scavenger receptor cysteine-rich domain-containing group B protein-like produces the protein MALSAPRGAHFGQGSDRVWLDEVQCTGAEAALTECKAKPWGEHGCNPGEDASVVCSDSGISEVTQLRLVNGSSRCAGRVEVFHNKKWGTVCDYSWDLQDAGVVCRQLGCGTALSAPAGAHLGPGSDHIWLDTVNCTGQKLPSPSAGLSLGETVTVPMKKMPALCAQITLLHPVTVGTARRRMGSFQHRPSSPV, from the exons atgGCGTTATCAGCACCACGTGGGGCTCACTTTGGACAAGGATCTGACCGTGTGTGGCTGGATGAGGTTCAGTGCACAGGGGCAGAAGCTGCTCTCACCGAATGCAAGGCTAAGCCTTGGGGAGAGCATGGCTGTAACCCCGGAGAAGATGCCAGTGTTGTCTGCTCAG ACTCCGGCATCTCTGAAGTGACTCAGCTGCGGCTGGTGAATGGTTCGagtcgctgcgctgggagagtcgAGGTGTTTCATAACAAGAAGTGGGGAACTGTGTGTGATTACAGCTGGGACTTACAGGATGCTGGAGTCgtgtgcaggcagctgggctgtgggacggCGTTATCAGCCCCTGCCGGAGCTCACTTGGGGCCAGGATCTGACCATATCTGGCTGGATACTGTCAACTGCACAGGGCAGAAGCTGCCCTCTCCCAGTGCAGGGCTAAGCCTTGGGGAGACAGTAACTGTACCCATGAAGAAGATGCCGGCGTTGTGTGCTCAGATAACCCTCCTCCATCCCGTCACTGTGGGTACTGCAAGGAGAAGGATGGGAAGCTTTCAGCACAGACCCAGCTCTCCTGTCTGA